TGGTGGGCAAACCGGTAAGCTTATCGCTCATTTTTGTAATAGCCGCCTGGGAAGCTTCAGCGCTAATGCCCATGTTCGACATGACTTTTGGGAAGTTGTTCATGATGTCCGTACGTTTAATCGCAGCGTCCATAGACGCAGAGATGGCATTCATGGCTTTAGATACAACCGCACCGACCGCACCAGCGACAGCAAAGCCACCAAGGAATCCAGTACCCGTCTTTTTCCCTATAGCGTTTCCCTCGCTGGTCGTATCTATCCCCCCGAGCTGTTGGTAATACTTGCCTGCGCCCCCTTAAGCGAGGGAATTAAAGTAATATAAGCGACGCTAACTCAGTTGCCATTCTCCGTCACCCTCTTTCTGTGTAATATTTCTTGGCACTCCTCAACGGTTTTTCCTTCGCCTTTTGCTTCGGTTTTCCGGCACTCCGGTTGGTTGCGCCCATTCATGCCATCCACAGTTGTAGACCAAAAAAAATAAGACAAGGTGTCCGCAATCCTTGCCAGCAAATGGTGCTCCACGTCCCAGGACAGCCTCTGATCCCGCTCATACAATCTTTGGTAACATTGCTGCCAAATCTTTGACGACAGCCGATGTCCGCGCTTATGTGATATATTGCCTAAAATCGGCTCGTAACTCTGCGGGGTACCTTCTCATAAAGTTGCGAGCCAAAAAGTGCGCCTAATTCCTCCAGGACAGCGCCAAACCATTCCGACATTTTTTCATGCTCAGTGTTTCATTATCGCCTTAATTCCGTTTTGATGCGGGTGTAATCATCCCCAAAAAGCTTCTGAAAAAGCGGAATAATCGCCAAACGCACCTGCCTGCGACATTGCCTCAATTGTTTCGATATCTTGGCCTTGAAATCGAAACTTCTACGCCGTCCACTTTCACTTTATTAATATCATGAATTTTTTGTTCAGCCATTTTATCTCCTATTTCGCGCTTGCAATGTATTCATACGCGGTATTTCCGTCGCTGTCTGGTGCAGCCGATACTGTAATCTCGTAACCAATGGGCTCATTATCCTTGTAAACAACATCGCCCATTTCGATCACTTTGCCGACCGGCACGACAATTCGCTTTATTCTGTTTCCGGTGAGGATAACCTCCATAACGTACACATAAACGGACTTTTCTTTGCTGTTATGTTTAATGGACAAGCTCCCGGATTCAGGTTCCTCCGTGACATTCCCAGAACCGTAGGCCTGCTCCAATGAGGTCTTGTTTGTTTCGATCATCTTAAAAGCAAAGGT
The DNA window shown above is from Eubacterium limosum and carries:
- a CDS encoding DUF5361 domain-containing protein codes for the protein MEHHLLARIADTLSYFFWSTTVDGMNGRNQPECRKTEAKGEGKTVEECQEILHRKRVTENGN